One part of the Thermococcus radiotolerans genome encodes these proteins:
- a CDS encoding phosphatase PAP2 family protein, translating into MNLLQRRLQDPEVLVRLNAFFLSYFGWIAFGVLYGVIGRWSVDVTSEFLRLPLTSREFVVGLVEFTKSIPPLYSLFTVVYYLGFSGSIALIVAYLLIYKKDLKASDELFIRYLMAYAVAGAIYLAFHIYAPHIVYNLPGYNSSNTLLTRQEFVLPSLHNTIITINIVTLWRYRKELGGKLLILVNTLIPFATVFLGHHWVYDVLAGIALGALIAKVTDGRTTRIPETIYNLEIASLRKVTVVNFLLAVLVLIVAANPDRWLEIINGLLPGP; encoded by the coding sequence ATGAACCTGCTCCAGCGTCGCCTTCAGGACCCGGAGGTGCTCGTACGGCTTAACGCGTTCTTTCTCAGCTACTTTGGATGGATAGCCTTCGGGGTGCTGTACGGAGTTATCGGCCGCTGGAGTGTTGACGTGACCTCTGAGTTCCTGAGGCTTCCTCTAACCTCAAGGGAATTCGTGGTTGGGCTCGTGGAATTTACAAAGAGTATTCCGCCCCTGTATTCGCTCTTTACGGTTGTTTATTACCTGGGCTTTTCGGGCTCGATAGCCCTAATAGTAGCGTATCTCCTCATTTACAAAAAAGACCTTAAGGCCTCGGACGAACTGTTCATCCGCTATCTGATGGCCTACGCCGTGGCGGGGGCTATATACCTCGCCTTCCACATCTACGCGCCCCATATAGTCTACAATCTGCCGGGATACAACTCGTCGAACACGCTCCTGACGAGGCAGGAGTTCGTCCTCCCGTCCCTCCACAACACCATCATAACGATAAACATCGTTACCCTCTGGAGATACAGAAAAGAGCTCGGCGGCAAGCTCCTTATACTGGTGAACACCCTCATACCCTTTGCCACGGTCTTCCTGGGCCATCACTGGGTCTACGACGTTCTGGCGGGCATAGCACTCGGCGCCCTCATAGCCAAAGTCACTGACGGGAGAACGACCCGGATTCCGGAGACCATTTACAACCTGGAGATCGCCTCCCTTCGGAAGGTAACGGTGGTGAACTTCCTCCTCGCGGTTCTCGTCCTTATAGTCGCCGCCAATCCAGACAGGTGGCTGGAGATTATAAACGGGCTCCTTCCAGGCCCCTGA
- a CDS encoding DMT family transporter, whose translation MRQETLGALFAIVGMFIYGLEPVVIKSNPSNPISFAAFSALVASAFLWVKLIVSGGLEEIRENPRNLKRAFLVGLFGTALAYLAYSFGARMSTAINAALITRSEVLFSFFLSWLFLGERITRRLVGYSAAILVGLIVVILQGRSMELHLGDFLLLLVPLFWQLGHVIAKRLPYSPPTIAALRNTFGFLLLFPLAIATGLEFSRFVIAEGLVIAVGQLVWYRSIKLINLSKATAIITPAPAVAIGLGVLLGESFTIYHAVGFLLITLGTLGAVRVESELRT comes from the coding sequence ATGAGGCAGGAAACCCTCGGCGCGCTCTTCGCAATCGTTGGAATGTTTATTTATGGCCTTGAGCCGGTTGTGATAAAGTCCAACCCATCCAATCCCATAAGCTTTGCCGCCTTTTCAGCACTCGTGGCATCGGCCTTTCTGTGGGTCAAACTCATCGTTTCCGGGGGACTGGAAGAAATCCGGGAGAATCCGAGGAATCTAAAGAGGGCCTTCCTCGTGGGTCTTTTCGGCACGGCCCTTGCCTACCTTGCGTATTCCTTCGGGGCGCGAATGAGCACGGCGATAAACGCAGCACTGATAACGCGGAGCGAGGTGCTCTTCTCGTTCTTCCTCTCGTGGCTCTTCCTCGGCGAGAGAATAACGCGGAGGCTGGTTGGCTACTCCGCCGCCATACTGGTCGGACTGATCGTCGTCATACTCCAGGGGCGCTCGATGGAGCTACACCTCGGCGATTTCCTTCTCCTCCTAGTTCCGCTCTTCTGGCAGCTGGGCCACGTGATAGCCAAGAGACTGCCGTACAGTCCGCCCACGATAGCGGCTCTGAGGAACACCTTCGGATTTCTGCTGCTCTTTCCACTCGCCATCGCCACCGGCCTGGAGTTCTCCCGCTTTGTTATCGCGGAGGGCCTGGTGATAGCCGTCGGTCAGCTGGTCTGGTACAGGTCGATAAAGCTCATCAACCTCTCCAAGGCTACTGCCATCATAACGCCAGCGCCGGCCGTTGCAATCGGACTGGGCGTCCTGCTGGGCGAGAGCTTTACGATTTACCATGCGGTTGGCTTTCTCCTCATAACCCTGGGAACCCTGGGCGCGGTGAGGGTGGAAAGCGAGCTCAGAACCTGA
- a CDS encoding glycosyltransferase family 2 protein has translation MLKGRRITVIIPAYNEETRLPKVLEGIPDFVDEVIVVDDGSSDGTYEVAKAFSEKDGRINAIRLEKNCGKGCAMREGIKHSSGDVVVFMDADGQHRAEEIRNLVEPIVAGEADLVIGARKVEEAGKRPLHRRLSNIITTRLIRLKLRQYVYDTQSGFRAFSREFLPEIESDRYEVETEMLIKAAKRGARIKEVPVSMIYDPSREGRFGPRDVFRFVRALFRF, from the coding sequence ATGCTGAAGGGCAGAAGGATCACCGTCATCATACCCGCTTACAACGAGGAGACGAGACTCCCGAAGGTTCTTGAGGGGATTCCAGACTTTGTTGATGAGGTCATAGTAGTTGACGATGGCTCAAGCGACGGGACGTACGAGGTAGCCAAGGCGTTTTCCGAGAAGGACGGCAGGATAAATGCCATCCGACTTGAGAAGAACTGTGGCAAGGGCTGTGCGATGCGGGAGGGAATCAAGCACTCCAGTGGAGACGTCGTGGTCTTCATGGACGCCGACGGCCAGCACAGGGCCGAGGAGATAAGGAACCTCGTGGAGCCTATAGTCGCCGGCGAGGCGGATCTGGTGATAGGAGCGAGGAAGGTCGAAGAAGCCGGAAAGAGACCGCTCCACAGAAGGCTCAGCAACATAATAACGACGCGCCTCATCCGCCTCAAGCTGCGGCAGTACGTCTACGATACCCAGAGCGGCTTTCGGGCGTTCAGCCGGGAGTTCCTCCCGGAGATAGAGAGCGACCGCTACGAGGTCGAAACAGAGATGCTGATAAAGGCCGCCAAGAGGGGGGCGAGGATAAAGGAGGTGCCCGTGAGCATGATATACGATCCCTCCCGGGAGGGACGTTTCGGCCCGAGGGACGTTTTTCGCTTCGTCAGGGCGCTGTTCAGGTTCTGA
- the panB gene encoding 3-methyl-2-oxobutanoate hydroxymethyltransferase: MREITPRKIIEMKGKEKIAMITAYDYPSALIADKAGMDIIFIGDSLGMVVYGEENTLNVTMEQMVFHTKAVARAVKRALVLADMPFGSYEVDTEDGVRNAVRLIQAGADAVKIEGGYDHRKLVRKLVRMGIPVMGHTGLTPQRYLRLGGYRLMGETDDEIEEILRDARALEKAGAFAIVLEFTLADVAKLVTEEVSIPTIGIGAGPYVDGQVLVWHDLLGIYENTPPFVKKYADIGGMIRLALENYREEVKSGEFPAREHYWEFLDKDDFRRKAQRALERLGEDD, from the coding sequence ATGAGGGAGATAACGCCTCGGAAAATAATCGAGATGAAGGGGAAGGAAAAGATAGCCATGATAACCGCTTACGATTACCCCTCGGCTCTCATAGCCGATAAGGCGGGGATGGACATAATCTTCATCGGCGATTCCCTGGGAATGGTTGTCTACGGTGAGGAAAACACGCTGAACGTCACGATGGAGCAGATGGTGTTCCACACCAAAGCGGTCGCAAGGGCCGTCAAGAGGGCGCTCGTCCTGGCCGATATGCCCTTCGGTAGCTATGAGGTGGACACCGAGGATGGCGTCAGAAACGCGGTTAGGCTCATACAGGCCGGGGCGGACGCGGTGAAGATTGAGGGCGGTTACGACCACCGAAAGCTCGTGAGGAAGCTGGTTCGCATGGGAATTCCGGTGATGGGGCACACGGGGCTTACGCCACAGCGCTATCTCCGCCTCGGCGGCTATCGGCTGATGGGCGAAACGGATGATGAAATCGAGGAAATCCTCCGCGATGCTAGGGCACTTGAGAAGGCCGGTGCCTTCGCCATAGTTCTAGAGTTCACGCTGGCGGACGTTGCGAAGCTCGTAACCGAAGAGGTCTCGATCCCCACCATCGGAATCGGTGCCGGCCCCTACGTTGACGGACAGGTTCTCGTCTGGCACGACCTCCTGGGAATCTACGAAAATACACCTCCCTTCGTCAAGAAATACGCCGACATCGGCGGCATGATAAGACTTGCCCTTGAGAACTACCGCGAGGAGGTAAAGAGCGGCGAGTTTCCGGCGAGGGAACACTACTGGGAGTTCCTCGATAAGGACGACTTCCGGAGAAAAGCCCAAAGAGCCCTCGAAAGGCTCGGAGAGGATGACTAG
- a CDS encoding archease: MRKWEHYEHTADVGIRGYGESLEEAFEAVALALFDVMVDVRKVESKECREVKVEGEDLMALLYNFLEELLVLHDMEELVFGDVDVEIERTGEGYRLRAKACGEVLDYEKHEPKEEVKAITYHEMKIEQLPDGRWMAQLVPDI, encoded by the coding sequence ATGAGGAAGTGGGAGCACTACGAGCACACGGCTGATGTTGGAATCAGGGGGTACGGTGAGAGCCTTGAGGAAGCCTTCGAGGCCGTTGCGCTCGCCCTCTTTGATGTGATGGTTGACGTGAGGAAGGTGGAGAGCAAAGAATGCCGCGAGGTTAAGGTTGAGGGCGAAGATCTGATGGCGCTCCTCTACAACTTCCTTGAGGAGCTTCTCGTGCTCCACGACATGGAGGAACTGGTCTTTGGAGACGTTGACGTCGAGATAGAGAGAACCGGGGAAGGCTACCGGCTCAGGGCGAAGGCCTGCGGTGAGGTTCTCGACTACGAGAAGCACGAGCCAAAGGAAGAGGTGAAGGCGATAACCTATCACGAGATGAAGATAGAGCAATTGCCGGACGGGAGATGGATGGCGCAGCTGGTGCCGGACATCTGA
- a CDS encoding tRNA (cytosine(49)-C(5))-methyltransferase codes for MSARDRIKETNPAFYKRYSRLEDTDEFWEFIIRPLRQSIRVNTLKAPLEVVVERLKEEFELEPVPWVREGFFINVDNLAKVPEHSLGLIFGQEASSMIPPVVLDPKPGELVLDMAAAPGSKTGQMAQYMKNEGCIVANDPKLSRANVLIANLNRMGVLIARVTTKDGAYFGRFENTFDRILLDAPCSSVGMIRKRWKFLESWRLRGVIKYMNIQKRLILAAYRALKPGGTLVYSTCTIDPLENEEVVDYLLRKTDTRLGKIDLPVKTSEPVLEWEGRTYSEELKKALRIHPNDNDTEAFFIAKMVKPEGGA; via the coding sequence ATGAGCGCGAGGGACAGGATTAAAGAAACCAACCCTGCCTTTTACAAGCGCTATTCGAGGCTCGAAGATACCGACGAGTTCTGGGAGTTCATAATCCGACCGCTCAGGCAGAGCATAAGGGTGAACACCCTCAAGGCGCCGCTCGAAGTGGTGGTTGAGAGGCTTAAGGAGGAGTTCGAGCTTGAACCGGTTCCCTGGGTTCGCGAGGGCTTCTTCATCAACGTTGACAACCTCGCGAAGGTCCCGGAGCACAGTCTTGGCTTAATCTTCGGCCAGGAAGCGAGCTCCATGATACCTCCGGTCGTCCTCGACCCGAAGCCCGGCGAGCTGGTTCTCGACATGGCGGCAGCCCCTGGCTCAAAAACCGGGCAAATGGCCCAGTACATGAAGAACGAAGGATGCATAGTGGCAAACGACCCGAAGCTCAGCAGGGCCAACGTCCTCATAGCGAACCTCAACAGGATGGGCGTCCTCATAGCGAGGGTGACAACGAAGGACGGGGCTTACTTCGGTCGTTTTGAGAATACCTTTGACAGAATCCTCCTCGACGCACCGTGCTCTTCCGTGGGGATGATAAGGAAGAGGTGGAAGTTTCTGGAGAGCTGGCGCCTGAGGGGCGTCATCAAATACATGAACATCCAGAAGAGATTAATCTTAGCCGCCTATCGGGCACTCAAGCCGGGCGGAACTCTGGTTTATTCGACCTGCACGATAGACCCCCTTGAAAACGAGGAGGTCGTGGACTATCTCCTCAGAAAGACCGACACGAGGCTGGGGAAGATAGACCTTCCCGTGAAGACCAGCGAGCCAGTCCTTGAGTGGGAGGGACGAACCTACTCTGAGGAGCTGAAGAAAGCCCTCCGCATACACCCCAACGACAACGACACCGAGGCCTTCTTCATCGCGAAGATGGTCAAGCCGGAGGGAGGGGCATGA
- a CDS encoding methyltransferase RsmF C-terminal domain-like protein, with the protein MSDNPRAEIGQTNDTELVKRLLIENYGYAPELVYEIRGRYHKVYAWKPCSFEIRGPDRNGVYFGRIESDGIRLSIEGSFLVGPKATKNVVELDDERARRYLSGESVEIDDKDLHGWVIVKWRSYYLGSAKAKEGRLINYVPKERRLKLEDPAKA; encoded by the coding sequence ATGAGTGACAACCCGAGGGCTGAGATAGGGCAGACGAATGACACCGAACTCGTCAAAAGGCTTCTCATTGAGAACTACGGATATGCGCCGGAGCTGGTATACGAGATACGCGGGAGGTATCACAAGGTCTACGCCTGGAAGCCCTGCTCCTTCGAAATCAGAGGGCCCGACAGGAACGGGGTGTACTTCGGGAGAATAGAGAGCGACGGGATAAGGCTGAGTATCGAAGGCTCATTCCTCGTTGGACCGAAAGCCACGAAGAACGTCGTCGAGCTGGACGACGAGAGGGCGAGGCGGTATTTATCCGGCGAGAGCGTTGAGATCGACGATAAGGACCTTCACGGATGGGTGATAGTTAAATGGCGCTCATACTACCTCGGCTCGGCTAAGGCCAAGGAGGGTAGGCTCATAAACTACGTGCCGAAGGAGAGAAGGCTGAAGCTCGAAGACCCCGCGAAAGCTTAA
- a CDS encoding RtcB family protein: MRGDRTLEQAANVAMLPGIYKYSIVMPDGHQGYGFPIGGVAAFDVKEGVISPGGVGYDINCGVRLIRTNLTEKEVRPKIKELVDTLFRNVPSGLGSKGRVRLHWTQLDDVLADGAKWAVDNGYGWKEDLEHLEEGGRMEGANPGAVSQKAKQRGAPQLGSLGSGNHFLEVQVVDKIFDEKIAKAYGLFEGQVVVMVHTGSRGLGHQVASDYLRIMEKANRKYGVPWPDRELVSVPFQTEEGQRYFSAMKAAANFAWANRQMITHWVRESFEEVFKRKAEDMEMSIVYDVAHNIAKVEEHEVDGRKVKVVVHRKGATRAFPAGHPDVPRAYRDVGQPVLIPGSMGTASYVLAGAEGSMRETFGSTCHGAGRLMSRHAATRQYRGDRLRSELLQRGIYVRAASLRVVAEEAPGAYKSVDNVVNVVHQAGIANLVARMRPMGVAKG, from the coding sequence ATGAGGGGAGACAGAACCCTTGAGCAGGCCGCCAACGTTGCGATGCTCCCCGGCATCTACAAGTACTCCATCGTCATGCCCGACGGTCATCAGGGCTACGGCTTCCCGATCGGTGGTGTTGCAGCCTTCGACGTGAAGGAAGGCGTCATAAGCCCCGGAGGAGTGGGTTACGACATCAACTGCGGTGTCAGGCTTATAAGGACGAACCTCACCGAGAAGGAAGTGAGACCGAAGATAAAGGAGCTCGTTGACACTCTCTTCAGGAACGTGCCGAGCGGTCTGGGAAGCAAGGGAAGAGTAAGGCTCCACTGGACGCAGCTCGACGATGTTCTGGCGGACGGTGCCAAGTGGGCCGTCGATAACGGCTACGGCTGGAAGGAGGACCTCGAGCACCTTGAGGAAGGCGGAAGGATGGAAGGGGCGAATCCAGGAGCAGTTAGTCAGAAGGCGAAGCAGAGGGGAGCGCCGCAGCTCGGTTCCCTCGGCTCCGGAAACCACTTCCTCGAGGTTCAGGTCGTTGACAAAATCTTCGACGAAAAGATAGCTAAAGCGTATGGCCTCTTTGAGGGGCAGGTCGTTGTCATGGTTCACACCGGAAGCAGGGGTCTCGGCCACCAAGTGGCGAGCGACTACCTCAGGATAATGGAGAAGGCCAACAGGAAGTACGGTGTGCCTTGGCCCGATCGCGAGCTTGTCAGCGTTCCCTTCCAGACCGAGGAAGGGCAGAGGTACTTCAGCGCGATGAAGGCCGCCGCCAACTTTGCCTGGGCCAACAGGCAGATGATAACCCACTGGGTCAGGGAGTCCTTTGAAGAGGTCTTCAAGAGGAAAGCGGAAGACATGGAGATGAGCATCGTTTACGATGTGGCGCACAACATAGCCAAGGTTGAGGAGCACGAGGTCGACGGAAGGAAGGTCAAGGTCGTGGTTCACAGGAAGGGAGCGACGAGGGCATTCCCTGCCGGACACCCCGACGTGCCGAGGGCCTACCGTGACGTCGGTCAGCCGGTTCTGATTCCAGGCTCGATGGGAACGGCGAGCTACGTCCTTGCCGGTGCGGAGGGTTCCATGAGGGAGACCTTCGGTTCAACGTGCCACGGAGCCGGAAGGCTGATGAGCAGGCATGCCGCAACCAGGCAGTACCGCGGCGACAGGCTGAGGAGCGAGCTCCTCCAGAGGGGAATCTACGTCCGCGCGGCTTCGCTGAGGGTAGTTGCAGAGGAGGCCCCTGGAGCCTACAAGAGCGTCGACAACGTTGTGAACGTCGTCCATCAGGCAGGCATAGCGAACCTCGTGGCGAGAATGCGCCCGATGGGAGTTGCCAAGGGCTGA
- a CDS encoding ABC transporter permease, whose translation MAHEEGRQKMNPAWNIALKELYTSVKSKRFIVIMGLYLLIFGLAVYGIKDYLIQMGVPDVESNEFGLWGTSGEVYMTPLAMLFMINMMIITIIGAVLGAALGSDAINREIETGTAKVLLGHPVYRDEVINGKFLGMGVLIVLTNIVVYVAIVAVMLILGIPMDSDSLFRGFLAILATMLYTLVFLSLGVLFSTLFKKPETSMLAAVGLAIFLTVFYGIVVEIVAPKLAGPEPPWGTSAHEIWRETVNAWMTRLHFLNPAHHYAQLVQYIFGGDKFLNYYLPLGDSFTYGFNNLAMLLVMLFLPFAFAYVRFMTSDIN comes from the coding sequence ATGGCTCATGAGGAGGGTCGGCAGAAGATGAACCCGGCCTGGAACATAGCCCTCAAGGAACTCTACACCTCTGTGAAGAGCAAGAGGTTCATTGTCATCATGGGCCTCTACCTCCTCATTTTTGGCCTCGCGGTCTACGGCATCAAGGACTACCTGATTCAGATGGGCGTTCCGGACGTTGAATCAAACGAGTTCGGCCTGTGGGGGACCAGCGGTGAGGTCTACATGACGCCGCTGGCGATGCTCTTCATGATAAACATGATGATAATCACCATCATCGGCGCCGTTCTCGGGGCCGCCCTCGGATCGGATGCCATAAACCGAGAGATCGAAACCGGAACTGCCAAGGTTCTCCTAGGTCACCCCGTTTACAGGGACGAGGTCATCAACGGAAAGTTCCTTGGGATGGGAGTTCTGATAGTTCTGACCAACATCGTGGTCTACGTTGCCATAGTCGCCGTGATGCTCATACTGGGAATTCCGATGGACAGTGACTCGCTCTTCAGGGGTTTCCTAGCGATTCTGGCGACGATGCTGTACACTCTGGTCTTCCTCTCGCTGGGAGTGCTGTTCTCAACGCTCTTTAAAAAGCCGGAGACCTCAATGCTCGCCGCAGTCGGTCTGGCGATTTTCCTCACGGTCTTCTACGGCATCGTGGTGGAGATCGTGGCGCCCAAGCTCGCGGGGCCCGAGCCGCCGTGGGGAACGAGTGCCCACGAGATCTGGCGGGAAACCGTGAACGCATGGATGACGAGGCTCCACTTCCTGAATCCCGCACACCACTACGCCCAACTCGTTCAGTACATCTTCGGAGGCGACAAATTCCTTAACTACTACCTCCCCCTGGGTGACTCCTTCACCTACGGCTTCAACAACCTGGCGATGCTGCTGGTCATGCTCTTCCTGCCCTTCGCCTTCGCCTACGTCCGGTTCATGACCAGCGACATCAACTGA
- a CDS encoding COG1470 family protein, whose translation MRKLLAVFLSLVILSSLVAAQPYVTVFEGRVSTGQTVAVGNYTITVVQAADGSYYLMLRNGSRILELKPFAFGTEIERDGLKILIGSYTAQGGFIVVSVKPEFVTSLKPEVGAKAVFDGNVVRVTAVGNKTIDVSVNGVARTLEVNGSAIVDLIALEYDGKEIKVYAAEPASETVSMEYSVFYPYGKIRVSGPVDVPITITSASNSELSLSLQVTSMPEGWRASFLYGGVEIEEITLPPKGSVTISLHIEPAGSGTLRFSIGDFPGSVQIETAAVDVSIPYLSLDVEAGQKLTIPITFTGSGTVEFQPMDLPAGWTMYLTDGQYRLRSFTVSGTFSATLLIEIPRNATLGDHRLRFIVNGREYSLTVHVYKTYLGQPAKLTVILTDESGNPVKGWVSIGGKNVTTSAVGSVTVELSAGEYRITAGAPGAVPKEETVKLGDGEEKTLRITLTRAPYYFEAKLQNDVLTVTAGGSASTEITVTNLGSNGDEYRVTLEGLEPGWSYVISQDPNGATPIGTLKADPGESASAYLVVIAPFNVVSGEINAKLVITGKGTKVENPVTIKVENPATLSLNVDYPTLTVKAGGSTATTIWVDSMGTTVTNIKITTQAPSGWEVEAVPSSIPRLGLTRQGNVATIGGPKRVELRIKVPKSAPAGTYTITITATGDQAKAETVITVRVTQGSSSAYIGIVLLVVVFGIVIWLMRRVGRR comes from the coding sequence ATGAGGAAGCTTTTGGCGGTTTTCCTCTCGCTGGTTATTCTGTCGTCGCTCGTCGCTGCTCAGCCTTACGTGACGGTGTTTGAGGGTAGAGTTTCCACTGGGCAGACGGTCGCCGTTGGGAACTACACGATAACTGTAGTTCAGGCCGCCGATGGAAGCTACTATCTGATGCTCAGAAACGGAAGCAGAATACTGGAGCTGAAGCCCTTCGCATTCGGAACTGAGATAGAGCGCGACGGTCTCAAGATACTCATCGGGAGCTACACCGCGCAGGGCGGCTTTATAGTTGTGTCCGTGAAGCCCGAGTTCGTTACGTCCCTAAAACCTGAAGTCGGTGCCAAGGCGGTTTTCGATGGAAACGTTGTTCGCGTTACCGCGGTGGGCAACAAGACCATCGATGTCTCCGTGAACGGCGTTGCGAGAACATTGGAGGTGAACGGAAGCGCCATCGTTGACCTTATAGCCCTTGAGTACGACGGGAAGGAGATAAAGGTGTACGCCGCGGAACCCGCCTCGGAAACGGTCAGCATGGAATACTCGGTGTTCTACCCCTACGGGAAGATAAGGGTCTCCGGGCCCGTTGACGTACCGATAACGATAACCAGCGCCTCAAACTCGGAGCTCAGCCTGAGCCTCCAAGTTACCTCGATGCCGGAAGGATGGAGGGCGAGCTTCCTGTACGGGGGAGTCGAGATCGAGGAGATAACGCTTCCCCCGAAGGGCTCGGTAACCATCAGCCTGCACATCGAGCCTGCAGGCAGTGGAACCCTCAGATTCTCCATTGGAGATTTCCCTGGAAGCGTCCAGATAGAGACCGCCGCCGTTGACGTCTCGATTCCGTATCTGAGCCTGGACGTGGAGGCGGGGCAGAAACTCACGATTCCGATAACATTCACAGGGAGCGGTACCGTGGAGTTCCAGCCGATGGACCTCCCGGCAGGGTGGACGATGTATCTGACGGACGGCCAGTACAGACTCAGGAGCTTTACCGTTTCAGGAACCTTCAGCGCCACCCTGCTCATCGAGATACCGAGGAACGCGACCCTTGGTGACCACAGGCTGAGGTTCATCGTAAACGGAAGGGAATACAGTCTGACGGTTCACGTATACAAGACCTACCTCGGACAGCCGGCGAAACTGACGGTGATCCTGACCGACGAGAGTGGGAACCCCGTGAAGGGATGGGTAAGCATCGGCGGAAAGAACGTTACGACGTCTGCTGTGGGCAGCGTGACTGTTGAGCTCTCAGCGGGTGAGTACAGAATCACCGCCGGTGCCCCCGGAGCCGTTCCAAAGGAGGAAACTGTGAAGCTGGGAGACGGCGAGGAGAAGACCCTCCGGATAACCCTCACAAGGGCCCCTTATTACTTCGAGGCCAAGCTCCAAAACGACGTTCTTACCGTGACCGCGGGAGGGAGTGCCAGCACTGAGATAACGGTCACCAACCTTGGCTCCAACGGGGATGAATACCGGGTCACTCTCGAGGGCCTTGAGCCCGGATGGAGCTACGTGATCAGCCAAGACCCCAACGGCGCCACCCCGATTGGAACACTAAAAGCCGACCCCGGCGAGAGTGCCAGCGCGTACCTCGTAGTCATAGCCCCGTTCAACGTAGTGTCGGGGGAAATAAACGCCAAACTCGTCATCACCGGGAAGGGCACCAAGGTCGAGAACCCCGTCACGATCAAAGTCGAGAACCCCGCGACCCTCTCCCTTAACGTGGATTATCCAACGCTTACGGTCAAGGCGGGAGGTTCGACTGCCACCACGATATGGGTTGACAGCATGGGAACCACGGTCACCAACATCAAGATAACCACCCAGGCGCCCAGCGGATGGGAGGTTGAGGCGGTCCCCAGCAGCATACCCCGCCTCGGACTCACCAGGCAGGGAAACGTAGCGACCATCGGGGGACCCAAGAGGGTGGAGCTGAGGATCAAGGTCCCCAAGTCAGCCCCCGCAGGGACTTACACCATAACCATAACCGCCACGGGCGACCAGGCCAAAGCAGAGACCGTGATAACCGTCAGGGTTACGCAGGGCTCGAGCAGCGCTTACATCGGCATCGTTTTGCTCGTGGTCGTATTCGGCATCGTGATATGGCTCATGAGGAGGGTCGGCAGAAGATGA
- a CDS encoding ABC transporter ATP-binding protein yields MPSPAILIENLTKSYGTLRAVDSLTLEVNEGEIFGFLGPNGAGKTTTILSMLNLVIPDEGRVELLGMDVTKEPIRIKERLGYLPENATIYGELTAWKNLEFFANFYRMSNAEKERRITELLKMVGLWEVRYRKAKTFSKGMKQRLLIAQTFINDPELLILDEPTSGLDPEGAHLVKRLIREAKAEGRTVFFSSHVLSEVEELSDRVGIIVKGKLKAVGTLGEIKRQFMELEGYEIKVETKEPLPEIEHPEITRVEVIQPNRAIIFARTDIREDLSRYLSEKGLTILRLDIEEPSLEDVFLRTIYGRDGE; encoded by the coding sequence ATGCCATCACCCGCCATACTCATCGAGAACCTCACCAAATCGTACGGGACCCTGAGGGCGGTTGATTCCCTCACTCTGGAGGTCAACGAGGGGGAGATCTTCGGTTTTCTGGGTCCAAACGGCGCGGGTAAAACCACCACCATCCTCAGCATGCTCAATCTGGTCATACCTGACGAAGGAAGGGTGGAGCTTCTCGGAATGGACGTGACAAAGGAGCCGATTCGGATAAAGGAACGGCTTGGATACCTCCCGGAAAATGCCACGATATACGGCGAGCTGACAGCATGGAAAAACCTCGAGTTCTTTGCCAACTTTTACAGGATGTCGAACGCTGAGAAGGAGAGGCGGATAACCGAGCTCCTGAAGATGGTCGGCCTTTGGGAGGTTCGCTACCGGAAGGCGAAGACATTCTCCAAGGGAATGAAACAGAGACTCCTGATAGCCCAGACCTTCATAAACGACCCCGAGCTGCTCATCCTCGACGAGCCGACGAGCGGCCTCGACCCGGAGGGGGCTCACCTCGTCAAGAGGCTCATCAGGGAGGCAAAGGCCGAGGGCAGGACCGTCTTCTTTTCATCCCACGTGCTCAGCGAGGTCGAGGAGCTCAGCGACAGGGTGGGCATAATCGTGAAGGGGAAGCTGAAGGCCGTTGGAACCCTCGGGGAGATAAAGAGGCAGTTTATGGAGCTTGAGGGCTACGAGATAAAGGTTGAGACCAAGGAACCGCTGCCGGAGATAGAGCATCCCGAGATAACAAGGGTTGAGGTGATTCAGCCGAACAGGGCGATAATATTCGCTAGAACCGACATAAGAGAAGACCTCTCCAGATACCTCTCCGAAAAAGGCCTCACGATACTGAGGCTTGATATAGAAGAACCCAGCCTGGAGGACGTTTTCCTCCGGACCATCTACGGGAGGGATGGGGAATGA